The Pecten maximus chromosome 6, xPecMax1.1, whole genome shotgun sequence DNA window GAAAATACCTTGCAGATAGAGTAAAACTGGCCAATCGCTCATCCCCTACAGCTACCTCGGCCACCTTGATTCGTACGAGGTAGAGGGAGGTCACATCCGACATGTAGCACTTGTAAACAGGCCTGTAGGTGAATCCTGCTCGCTCCTCCAACCATGTCTTCAGATGCCCCTAATGTACTGGGGCATGTCCCCTCCAGCTTCAGTCCCACATCTAGCTGAATAAGTGACAGGGCAAGCAAGTCCCTCGACGACtctattttcaaaaacataCTAGTAATTTAGCATATACGAGATAAGATTTTTGTGAAAACTTTGTATTGGAAAATTGTAATATAAGTAATGTATCAAGAATATACCGGTAATGGAGTAAAAAGATCACAAACCCATGAATTTGCGGGTGTattgttgtatttataaaatcaaGCACTTACCAGCATcccaaaattattgttttttctttaacaCATGAAAATGTGCAATGGAATGTGCTGTATCAAAATTTCTGGTTCAAATAAAAACCATGAATGTGTATCATATACAGttttgtataacaatatagttTAATCTATTTACATACCAGTTTCtgaagttgtctcccttttcaGGTTGTATTTGTCCCGTATTATATCCTCCACAGAGAGACATACAACTCCACAATCCTGACTGCCAGATGGAGGCTGTCCATCGTCCTCTGTCCACTGTAGAAGTACCCGACAACAAACCTTCTTAGCCATTCCAAACTTTGGCAGTGAAGCAACACATGTAGGAAAGTGTTTTATCAAGGGATATAATCCTTCCTCTTCTTCTAGACAGGCGACTGATAATCGTCTCTTTTTCTGTGAATTTTGGATTGAGGAGATGTCTTCGCTTATCTTTATTGATCTTTGTTTAGTTCtgaatatatttgtatcatCACAGATATGATTTGAGGAACATGTTATGCACCCAAGGTAAGACTGTTCACCTTTTTCTGGTACAAGTACCACTTGAAATGACATTATGTTTTTGGCCATACAGTCCACCCCAATCACCCAATGTCCTTCAACAACTCTCTGCCAGATCTCAGTAACTGTAGCCGGTTCACATCTGTTTACCACCTTGGGGGTTCTTCCAGCTAAAGGTTGGCCTTCTCTCTTGTTCATTATAGTAACCATGGAAGGCTGAAATAAAACagaatcaaaatcaaaatctctGTCACCAATAATATGGACACTTTGTGAATGTGCATATCTCACAAATTCCTTGCTTTCTTAAAGATTTTACTCTGCTGTTATTGTACTCTGTGTTACTGAatctcatttaaaaaaaaacaaaataatgcagAAGAGATGTAGACACTGTTGTAAGCTGacttattttgtttatgaaCCAGTATGTGGTATATTTCATATCAATGTTGATGATATAATGTCTTTTATGCCAATACAGGGACGTGATACAGGGATTGGAAACTGTCGCTATCTATTAGTAATGATGTAGTAAGATGGCATAGAGTTAGCTCCCCTTGTTTATATTGTGCCTCTGGCAATTTCATTCCCCATGGTAAAGCGAAGCAAATTGGCATGTGAACAAGTCATTTAAACTGAGTATTATACTATTATATGCTTATATTGTTGATACCACCTGCTTgaacaaaatttaataaattaaacCTTTGATAAAAAAGGAATCTATTCacatcatattttttattttaccaaCAACcgttttgtgtcaaaaaaaatTTTGGTATTTGTTCTTAAGTTctcaaaattatataatatctaatTGTAAACAACTTTTCTCCTAAAATACTTTGAATCTGTTAAAAGCTGAATAACTTATATGGCCGCACTGATTAAGCTTTTGAAGCAAATGTTTTTGAGCAAATCTCGCAAATTTTGCATAGATGATCGCTGATTATACATAATAATTGTTGCTTAGTGTTCGTAATAAATACAAGTTTTATCGAAATATTTCAGGATATTACCTTATTGTGAACTGATTTTCTCTCTTAAATACTTGTCctatctttttcatttttggatTAGTAAAAGCCAGAATAAATCCCACAGGCAATGATTAAgcttttgaaaatgttttcataataAAGTTATCAAAAATTTGCAACAAGTATAGTTTAGTTTTAGCAAGTTTCTCCAGAAGCAAGATCTCGtcaattttttcaaattttttaatcaattaaaagctgaatacattttacattgcTTGATCTAGTTTAATTGAACTGCTCTCAGAGTGTTGTAAACATACTTAGTTTATCGAGAGCATGGCGATATTTGATGACCATGTAGTGTGTCATGTATAAGTAACTTCAGAGTTCATATCATATGTCCATGATTAACTACTCTACGTGTAGTTATTTTAGCAGTATTCTAATATTAGCGCCTGTCACACTCAAGTCATTGCGCTAATTCAAAAGTAGCGCTAAAATTTCTCCGACCTGTCTTTCAGCATAcacgacaaattggtctatgATCTGTCTTTACGTTCAGTACTTACGCTATGGTATGTTTCAAAAAAGTATCTACGATATCGatctttgaatattttaatatcaaacaaatacgactggaaattgacattttttttacatttcaagTACGATACTGTCGATAGGAGTGAGGACAGCTTATGATTCAGTCGTATTTTCGCGTACACTATCCATTACTTCACTGGCAGATTTGGAGAAGGTGGCGGTGAATCTATCGGCTTTTTTGCCTATTGTTTCAGACTACTGGTCATTTTCGAGTGCTGACAGGCATATGGAGatacaaaacaacataaacaagatatttgttttgattactGTTTACTAGTACAAGGTAATACCTATATTTGTCAGGTAGAATAGTCAACTCATCTGTATGGTATAGTCAGTTCCGGAATAAACACGGCATGTGATCATCTTAGTGGTCGAAAGCTACCCATGCCTAGAATTAATCTATTTGTTGAGTGACAttgttaaaatttcatttatcaTTATCTTACCTGTACACAGTCGATGTTTGTAAGCCAACTGGTATGCCATAGTTTTTTTCAGAAAAGTGTATTACCGCTAATCCCTCTATGCCAGTCCTTGGTCAATACAATACTCACATCTTTACTAGCTTGACAGAGTGGTCTCCCCTGTAAATTTCCCTGCAGTGTCTGCCATGTACTGGATATAAAACTTTCTCTACAGGTTACCTCCCTTCTCTTCTCACTTAGATTCACCAGATCATTCTACAAATAGTAGGATTTTTTAACCAAAACCTCTACTTAAACATAAAAAGTAgtttttgacaatttgataatacaatgtattattttaattttacaatttgaaTTTGAGGttaattttattgtaattctacaAATAGTAGGTTTTTGTAATCAAAACCTCTGCATAAACATAAAAAGTAGTtcttgacaatttgataatacaatgtattattttaattttacaattGGAATTTGAGATTCATTTTATTGTAATCAAGTtagtttatttcatttcaaatatatttactaaCCGCAGTCATACATTTATTAAttcatatcatacttttaaTTGGAAACATCTCCTGTTTGAAAACAATCATGTTAACTGGTTGTTGATGGAGAAAAT harbors:
- the LOC117329057 gene encoding uncharacterized protein LOC117329057, encoding MLCVFPLKIAPCQQQPTALPLEFKPNSILGSCFSCGRYIFVASQKRKPARAYSVSVSPFVCENLPIALFYSEEFTNIKKIHFVSVEICSSNSADDSDPRIQTTLYAVTDEGYVLHFKDGQLVYAIPMGDEIKISSDTELHVFRPYGLIKTLVVVRSQDNVFLVDTAERQVIKTWRGVHSCHCDDFVGLGCPQLLILKEEFKTNSGWLLTDTFSVLVDQLGGDGQDKPTVEKHKDSTSAAIHALQTRLTNDLVNLSEKRREVTCRESFISSTWQTLQGNLQGRPLCQASKDPSMVTIMNKREGQPLAGRTPKVVNRCEPATVTEIWQRVVEGHWVIGVDCMAKNIMSFQVVLVPEKGEQSYLGCITCSSNHICDDTNIFRTKQRSIKISEDISSIQNSQKKRRLSVACLEEEEGLYPLIKHFPTCVASLPKFGMAKKVCCRVLLQWTEDDGQPPSGSQDCGVVCLSVEDIIRDKYNLKRETTSETESSRDLLALSLIQLDVGLKLEGTCPSTLGASEDMVGGASRIHLQACLQVLHVGCDLPLPRTNQGGRGSCRG